In Panthera tigris isolate Pti1 chromosome D2, P.tigris_Pti1_mat1.1, whole genome shotgun sequence, one DNA window encodes the following:
- the BLOC1S2 gene encoding biogenesis of lysosome-related organelles complex 1 subunit 2, which produces MAAAATAAEDVPATQREEPVRDDAAVETAEEAKEPAEADITELCRDMFSKMATYLTGELTATSEDYKLLENMNKLTSLKYLEMKDIAINISRNLKDLNEKYAGLQPYLDQINVIEEQVAALEQAAYKLDAYSKKLEAKYKKLEKR; this is translated from the exons atggcggcggcggcgacggctGCCGAGGATGTCCCGGCAACCCAAAGAGAGGAGCCTGTTCGAG ACGATGCCGCCGTGGAAACAGCTGAGGAAGCAAAGGAGCCGGCTGAAGCTGACATCACGGAGCTCTGCCGGGACATGTTCTCCAAAATGGCAACTTACCTGACTGGGGAACTGACGG CCACCAGCGAAGACTATAAGCTCctggaaaatatgaataaactaaCCAGCCTGAAGTATCTTGAAATGAAAgatattgctataaacattagtaGAAACTTAAAGGACTTAAACGAGAAGT ATGCTGGACTGCAGCCTTATCTGGATCAGATCAATGTAATTGAAGAACAGGTAGCAGCTCTCGAGCAGGCAGCCTACAAGTTGGATGCATATTCAAAAAAACTGg aAGCCAAGTACAAGAAGCTGGAGAAGCGATGA
- the PKD2L1 gene encoding polycystic kidney disease 2-like 1 protein — MGSPKGQELQTMGRGAWDNPAYSGPRSPHGTLRICTISSVTPPESQPKKPEDGPQKKAYRTLVSNCCFQICRGIRGLWGTTLTENTAENRELYVKTTLRELLVYIVFLVDICLLTYGMTSSSAYYYTKVMSELFLHTPSDTGVSFQAISSMADFWDFAQGPLLDSLYWTKWYNNQSLGHGSHSFIYYENLLLGVPRLRQLRVRNDSCVVHEDFREDILSCYDVYSPDKEEQLPFGPLNGTAWTYHSQDELGGSSHWGRLTSYSGGGYYLDLPGSRQASAEALQDLQEGLWLDRGTRVVFIDFSVYNANINLFCVLRLVVEFPATGGAIPSWQIRTVKLIRYVSNWDFFIIVCEIIFCIFIFYYVVEEILELHIHQFRYLRSIWNILDLVVILLSIVAVGFHIFRTLEVNRLMGKLLQQPNTYADFEFLAFWQTQYNNMNAVNLFFAWIKIFKYISFNKTMTQLSSTLARCAKDILGFAVMFFIVFFAYAQLGYLLFGTQVENFSTFIKCIFTQFRIILGDFDYNAIDNANRILGPAYFVTYVFFVFFVLLNMFLAIINDTYSEVKEELAGQKDELQLSDLLKQGYNKTLLRLRLRKERVSDVQKVLQGGEQEIQFEDFTNTLRELGHAEHEITELTAAFTRFDQDGNHILDKKEQEQMQQDLEEKRVALNAEIENLGRSIVSSPPGELCPEPTRAGGWVSGEEFYTLTRRVLHLETVLEGVMSQVDAVGSKLKMLERKGQLALSPGMGDQGAWEHLQPAPAMTPAP, encoded by the exons ATGGGAAGTCCCAAGGGGCAAGAGCTCCAAACTATGGGGAGAGGAGCCTGGGACAACCCTGCCTACAGTGGTCCCCGGTCCCCACATGGGACACTGAGGATCTGCACCATCTCCAGTGTGACACCCCCTGAATCCCAGCCCAAAAAGCCTGAAGATGGACCCCAAAAGAAGGCATACAGGACCCTGGTGTCCAACTGCTGCTTCCAGATCTGCCGTGGCATCAGAG GACTTTGGGGAACAACCCTGACTGAGAACACAGCTGAAAACCGGGAGCTGTATGTCAAGACCACCCTGCGGGAGCTTTTAGTATACATCGTGTTCCTGGTGGACATCTGTCTCT TGACCTACGGAATGACAAGCTCCAGTGCCTATTATTACACCAAAGTGATGTCTGAGCTCTTCTTACATACCCCGTCAGACACCGGAGTCTCCTTCCAGGCCATCAGCAGCATGGCGGACTTCTGGGAT TTTGCCCAGGGCCCACTACTGGACAGTTTGTATTGGACCAAGTGGTACAACAACCAGAGCCTGGGCCATGGCTCCCACTCCTTCATCTACTATGAGAACCTGCTGCTGGGGGTTCCAAGGCTACGGCAGCTGAGGGTCCGCAATGACTCCTGCGTGGTGCATGAAGACTTCCGTGAGGACATTTTGAGCTGCTACGACGTCTACTCTCCAGACAAAGAAGAACAGCTCCCCTTTGGGCCTCTCAATGGCACAGC GTGGACATACCACTCGCAGGATGAGCTGGGGGGCTCCTCTCACTGGGGCCGGCTGACAAGCTACAGTGGAGGTGGCTACTATCTGGACCTTCCAGGGTCCCGACAGGCCAGTGCAGAGGCACTCCAGGACCTTCAGGAGGGCCTGTGGCTAGACAGGGGCACTCGGGTGGTCTTCATTGACTTCTCAGTCTACAATGCCAACATCAACCTTTTCTGTGTACTGAG acTGGTGGTGGAGTTTCCAGCTACAGGAGGTGCCATCCCATCTTGGCAAATCCGCACAGTTAAGCTGATCCGCTATGTCAGTAACTGGGACTTCTTTATCATTGTCTGTGAAATCATCTTCTGCATCTTCATCTTCTACTATGTGGTAGAAGAGATACTGGAGCTCCACATCCACCAGTTTCGTTACCTCAGAAGCATCTGGAACATTCTGGACCTGGTGGTCATCTTG CTCTCTATTGTGGCTGTGGGCTTCCACATATTCCGAACCCTTGAGGTGAACCGGCTGATGGGGAAGCTCCTGCAGCAGCCAAACACGTATGCTGACTTCGAGTTCCTCGCCTTCTGGCAGACACAGTACAACAACATGAATGCTGTGAACCTTTTCTTTGCCTGGATCAAG ATATTCAAGTACATCAGCTTCAACAAAACCATGACTCAGCTCTCCTCCACGCTGGCCCGCTGTGCCAAGGACATCCTGGGTTTTGCTGTCAtgttcttcattgttttcttcgCCTATGCCCAACTCGGCTACCTGCTTTTTGGGACCCAAGTGGAAAACTTCAGCACTTTCAtcaagtgcat TTTCACTCAGTTCCGGATCATCCTTGGGGACTTTGACTACAACGCTATTGACAATGCCAACCGCATCCTGGGACCTGCCTACTTTGTCACCTatgtcttctttgtcttcttcgtGCTCCTG AACATGTTCCTGGCCATTATCAATGATACATATTCAGAGGTCAAGGAAGAGTTAGCTGGACAGAAGGATGAGCTGCAACTTTCTGACCTCCTGAAACAG ggCTACAACAAGACCCTACTGAGGCTGCGTTTGAGGAAGGAGCGAGTTTCAGATGTACAGAAGGTCCTGCAGGGTGGAGAGCAGGAGATCCAATTTGAGGATTTCACCAACACCTTGAGGGA ACTGGGGCACGCAGAGCATGAGATCACTGAGCTCACAGCCGCCTTCACCAGGTTTGACCAAGATGGGAATCACATCctggacaagaaagaacaggaacaaaTGCAACAGGACCTCGAGGAGAAGAGG GTGGCCCTCAACGCTGAGATTGAGAACCTGGGCCGGTCCATTGTGAGTAGCCCACCAGGCGAGTTGTGTCCAGAGCCTACCAGAGCAGGTGGCTGGGTTTCAGGAGAAGAATTCTACAC ACTCACAAGGAGAGTTCTGCATCTGGAGACTGTCCTGGAAGGAGTCATGTCCCAGGTAGATGCTGTGGGCTCAAAACTGAAGATGCTGGAAAGGAAGGGGCAGCTAGCTCTCTCCCCAGGCATG GGGGATCAAGGTGCTTGGGAACACCTGCAGCCAGCCCCAGCTATGACTCCAGCCCCCTGA